The following nucleotide sequence is from Pseudomonas sp. S09G 359.
TGAATGAAGGCCGTTTCAGCGGCCTCAAGCCCCAGGCCGAGCAACTGGCCATGGCGCGCACCCCGGAAGAGCTGTCGAAGAAATTCCGCTACAACCAGCGCCGCGAACTGCGTTTGCTCGAGGAGGCCGGTGGCGTGGTGCGTCCGGTCAGCGAGTTTTCCAGTGTCGAACTGGCGGCGATCTACTGCGATTTGTTCCTGCGCCGTTGGGGCTTTGTCGCCACGGGCGCCGAGCGCATGGCCGAGGTGATCGAACTGCTGCGCGACTGGCTGATCGGTTCGGTGATTTTCCTGAATGACGCGCCGATTGCGGTTCAACTGGTATACCGGGTCGAGTCGCCCGAGTGGATCAGCGTGGAGTACGTCAACGGCGGCGTAGACCCTGAAACCCGCGCGTTCAGCCCGGGCAGCGTGTTGAGTTTCCTCAATACCCAAAGTGCCTGGGAGCAGGCGCGTGAAGTCGGCAAGCCGCTGCGTTTTTCCTTCGGGCGGGCTGACCGCGAGTACAAGGACCGTTGGTGCAACCCCGTGCCGGTATTGACCGTATGAGCCGCAAACAGCAATTGCTCAAGCGCCATCGGCGCAACAAACGCATCGGCGTATTGATCGGCCTGGTGCTGCTGCTGGTGATCGGTATCTGCGTGGCCTGGTGGCTGCCGCTGGTGCTCGGCGTGCTGGCCTGGGCGGCCCATGAGGCGTGGTTTGCCGACCACCTGTTTTATGCGCCCGGGGAAGACTATCACTACCGTTTTGCGGCGGATGCCGAGGTTGCCGGGGTTCGCCTCGAAGGCGGGCGGCTGCGGGTGGATGCACCCCTGCCGGCCGATGCGACGCTGGTGCTGGCCATCAAGGTCAAGAGCCGTTGGCTGGGGCGTTTCGTTGACCCCGCGGTTACGATTGCAGGCGGCGAGAGCCCGGACCGGCAGGCGTTCGAACGTGGCGTGAACGGCGTGCGGTATCTCAACCTCAGTGGTTTGGCGCCCGCCTTGATGGCCGGCGAGCTGCAGTTACGCGGGCGTTTTTGCTCGCTGCAGGGCGCGCCCAGGCTGTGGGCCTGGGCCAATCCGGATTACTCCGCGCAGCGCGTGATGGTGATCGCGCCCCACGCCGACGATGCCGAGCTGGCGGCTTTCGGGCTGTACAGCCAGGCCGAAAAACCCTGGATCGTGACCCTCACCGCCGGTGAGATCGAAGCTGAACATTATCAGCAGATGGGCCTGGAGCCGGTCGAAGCCTCGCGACTCAAGGGCCGTCTGCGGGCCTGGGACAGTATCGCCGTGCCGCGTTGGGCCGGTGTGCCCGAGGCGCATTGCGTGCAATTGGGCTACTTCTGCCTGCAGTTGCCGGCGATGCGTGCGGCGCCTGACCAGCCGGTTGCTTCGCGCGAGGCTGAGCTGTCGGATATCCGCCTGTTCCGCCAATTCAACCCTTTTGCATTACCTGCAGACCATGACGGCCTGCCCACCTGGAATAACTTGCTGGCCGATTTGCGCCAATTGCTGCTGACGGCGCGGCCTGAAGTGGTCGTGTTGCCGCACCCGGTCATCGACCCGCACCCCGACCACATCTGCGCCCATGCCGCGGTGATCGAGGCCCTGCAAGGGCTGGAGTGGCAGCCGACGACCGTATTGGGTTACGCCAACCACCTGCATGACAACGACCGTTGGCCCATGGGCGATGCGGGCGCCGGTATTGCCTTGCCGCCGGTGTTCGACGCCGCGCAGGAACTGTGGCCGTGCAGCCTGCCGCTGTCGCTGGCACAGCAACGCGACAAGGCGATGGCGCTGGGCATGATGCATGACCTGCAACCCGCGCCGCCCTTCAAACGGCGCGTACGTCGGTGGTTGCAGCGCGTATTGGCGGGGCGTGCACGCTCGCCTTACGGTGAGAACGAGTTTTTCCGCAAGGCCGTACGACGGCATGAGTTGTTCTGGCGTTTGTAAAAGGGAAAGTCATGAAAGTTTTGTTTCTGGTGCAGAAAGAACAGCGCGCTATCCTCGATCGCCTGTACGAAGGCATTGCCGCGCACTGCGAGTGTGATACCCGCTGGCTGAGCAGTGATGAGCAGCGCAACCTGCGCGGGTACTTCAAGCGTGAGGTCGACGTGACCCGCTATGACCGCATCGTGTTCTTCCTGCGTTTCAAGCAGGAAATCCGCCAGGTGGGGTTTATCCGTACGATCCCGAACCTGGTGATCCTCGAGCACGACGCCTACCAGAACTACATCCCTTGCAAATACACCGGCAAGTTCAGCGCGCATTACCGCCGCTTGCCATGGGTGCGGGTGATCAGCTCCGGCCATAGGGTGACCGAGCGCCTGCGCGCTGAAGGCTTTGACGCGGTATTCGTGCCCAAGGGTTATGATCAGGCATTGCTGCAGCCGCAGGAACGCGAGCGCGACATCGAGCTGGCATTTGTCGGCAGTACCAACAGCGTGGCCTATAGTGGTCGCAAGGCGTTGCTCGATGAGCTGGCGCAAGTTGAACCTTTGGTCGTCACGCGCACCAAATCCGGTGAGGAATATTGCGCTACCCTCAATCGGATTCGTTTTTTCGTCAGTGCCGATGTGGGCATGGGCGAATACATGATCAAGAATTTTGAGGCCATGGCCTGTGGCTGCGTGCTGCTGGCGTTTGACCAGGGGGCGTCGGAAAACGAGGCTCTTGGCTTCAAGGACATGGTCAATGTGGTGTTCTACAAGGATATCCCGCAGTTGCAGGAAAAACTGTCCGTATTGCGGGCCGATCCGCAACTGGCGGCAGATATTGCGCGCAATGGGCAGGCGCTGGTGGTCAGCCAGTACAGTTTTGCCCGTATCGGCCAACGTATTGTCGAAGTGCTCCAGCCGCCCCTGCGTCCCCGTGGGCCGCTGAGCTTGCTGGAAAGGTTGCGCCTTGGACTGGGCGTTTGAAATCGGCCAGGTGGCTGCAAATAATGGCTATATGATACTATCGAGGCTTGAATGCAATTCTCCGATCAAAGCGACATAACGCTTGTAGTGACCAGTTGTGGTCGCTTCGATTTGTTGAAACGCACGCTCGACAGCTTCGATCAGTTCAACACTGCGGACATTCGTGAGGTCTTCATTACCGAAGACTCTGGCGATGAAGCGGTGCGCCGGGCGATCCCCGAGCACTGGCACAGTCATTGCACTTTTTTGATCAATCGCCCGAAACTTGGGCAGTTGGCATCCATTGACCTGGCCTACGAGCTGGTCAAGACCCCCTACATATTCCATTGCGAAGATGACTGGGCGTTTTATCGACCTGGGTTTGTCGAGGACTCCAAGACGGTACTGGAGCAGCGCCCCGACATTCTTCAAGTGTGGTTGCGCAACTACGTGTACGACTTGCAGGTGCACAGCCCCTATATCCATCTGGGGCCGCGCGAGGTGGTTGGCGGGGTGCCGTGTTACCCCTTGCTGTCCGACAAGCCCGAGTGGCAGGGGTTTTCCCTCAACCCGGGCCTGCGGCGCATCAAGGAATACCGGTTGTGTGCACCCTATGCAGGGTTCGAGGGTGAGAAGGGCCTTTCCAGGCGTTACGCCGAGCTGAATTTGGCGGCAGTTACCCTTGAAGGTGATGCGGTTCTGCATACCGGGTTCGGTTTGCATGTGGCGACGGCAGAAGAGCGCTTGACCAAAGCGCGGCGCAAGCGGCGAGAGCGGATCAAGCTGGCAGCCATGCTGGTACTGGGTGTCGGTATCGGTTGGCTGATCCATTAGTTATCGATAACAAGCCATCACAACGCCGCATAAGGGTCATTTTTTTCGATGAGTATCCTCAACATCATGTGGGCCGGTGGTACTGCATTTGCTTCGGTGCAGAAGGTTCATCAGCAGATACTGTCCCACGCCGTCAGCCGGGCACCGGTTGATACGTGGCTGCTTCAAGGCAGTGCGGAAGGAGGGGAGGCGGCGCTCGAATGGAAGCTTTCCTCCGCCCAGCTCAAGGGGCGGCACCTGTGGAAGTTGCTGACTCCCTGGATGCGCTCACGTTTTCACAAAGCCCTGCCCGAAACATTGGAGGTGGTGCTGCTGGATGGGGTTGGGGTTGCGCGGGTGATGCTGCCAGTGCTCCAGCGCTTGCCGCAGGTGCGTGCTGTGGTGGTA
It contains:
- a CDS encoding GNAT family N-acetyltransferase gives rise to the protein MLNRFQGWRERGWSVVDAPVYSAAWQRFGGSVATHPQVIERLAGLADIPVRYLAWEHGGELQACIATWGRDLALSKDVLKQRGKKGLFDLGNAELILPAAPAAQAPLRHRARYLSALNEGRFSGLKPQAEQLAMARTPEELSKKFRYNQRRELRLLEEAGGVVRPVSEFSSVELAAIYCDLFLRRWGFVATGAERMAEVIELLRDWLIGSVIFLNDAPIAVQLVYRVESPEWISVEYVNGGVDPETRAFSPGSVLSFLNTQSAWEQAREVGKPLRFSFGRADREYKDRWCNPVPVLTV
- a CDS encoding PIG-L deacetylase family protein, with the translated sequence MSRKQQLLKRHRRNKRIGVLIGLVLLLVIGICVAWWLPLVLGVLAWAAHEAWFADHLFYAPGEDYHYRFAADAEVAGVRLEGGRLRVDAPLPADATLVLAIKVKSRWLGRFVDPAVTIAGGESPDRQAFERGVNGVRYLNLSGLAPALMAGELQLRGRFCSLQGAPRLWAWANPDYSAQRVMVIAPHADDAELAAFGLYSQAEKPWIVTLTAGEIEAEHYQQMGLEPVEASRLKGRLRAWDSIAVPRWAGVPEAHCVQLGYFCLQLPAMRAAPDQPVASREAELSDIRLFRQFNPFALPADHDGLPTWNNLLADLRQLLLTARPEVVVLPHPVIDPHPDHICAHAAVIEALQGLEWQPTTVLGYANHLHDNDRWPMGDAGAGIALPPVFDAAQELWPCSLPLSLAQQRDKAMALGMMHDLQPAPPFKRRVRRWLQRVLAGRARSPYGENEFFRKAVRRHELFWRL
- a CDS encoding glycosyltransferase, with product MKVLFLVQKEQRAILDRLYEGIAAHCECDTRWLSSDEQRNLRGYFKREVDVTRYDRIVFFLRFKQEIRQVGFIRTIPNLVILEHDAYQNYIPCKYTGKFSAHYRRLPWVRVISSGHRVTERLRAEGFDAVFVPKGYDQALLQPQERERDIELAFVGSTNSVAYSGRKALLDELAQVEPLVVTRTKSGEEYCATLNRIRFFVSADVGMGEYMIKNFEAMACGCVLLAFDQGASENEALGFKDMVNVVFYKDIPQLQEKLSVLRADPQLAADIARNGQALVVSQYSFARIGQRIVEVLQPPLRPRGPLSLLERLRLGLGV
- a CDS encoding glycosyltransferase family 2 protein, yielding MQFSDQSDITLVVTSCGRFDLLKRTLDSFDQFNTADIREVFITEDSGDEAVRRAIPEHWHSHCTFLINRPKLGQLASIDLAYELVKTPYIFHCEDDWAFYRPGFVEDSKTVLEQRPDILQVWLRNYVYDLQVHSPYIHLGPREVVGGVPCYPLLSDKPEWQGFSLNPGLRRIKEYRLCAPYAGFEGEKGLSRRYAELNLAAVTLEGDAVLHTGFGLHVATAEERLTKARRKRRERIKLAAMLVLGVGIGWLIH